From Vallitalea longa, one genomic window encodes:
- the thiF gene encoding sulfur carrier protein ThiS adenylyltransferase ThiF: MKININGKIMDTNERTAFSLRKRIGRENDIVILNGYQLQEDNEIQANDIVTIIKKGTMPGKDELESMLTARHTPNVHNRIKKGKVVVAGLGGLGSNIAIMLARTGVGKLLLVDYDVVEPSNLNRQHYNISHLGMYKTEALEKQINEINPYVEIETRNIKVTENNIVKLFTGYDIICEAFDGPEAKSILVNVVLEKLQDAYIVAASGMAGYDSSNMIQTTNPIKNLYVCGDLENEAKIGQGLMAPRVNICAGHQANMVLRLLLGIKDI, from the coding sequence ATGAAAATAAACATAAATGGAAAGATAATGGATACTAATGAAAGAACAGCATTTTCTCTTCGTAAGAGAATAGGAAGAGAAAATGATATTGTTATATTGAATGGTTACCAACTGCAAGAAGATAATGAAATACAAGCAAATGATATAGTAACCATTATAAAAAAAGGAACTATGCCTGGTAAAGATGAGCTTGAAAGTATGCTTACAGCAAGGCATACCCCTAATGTACATAACAGAATCAAAAAGGGAAAAGTAGTAGTAGCAGGCTTAGGTGGTCTAGGGTCTAATATAGCAATTATGCTTGCAAGAACAGGAGTAGGAAAACTATTATTAGTTGATTATGATGTTGTTGAGCCAAGTAATCTTAACAGGCAACATTATAATATAAGTCATTTAGGTATGTATAAAACAGAAGCTTTAGAAAAACAAATTAATGAAATCAATCCTTATGTTGAGATAGAGACGAGAAATATAAAAGTAACAGAAAATAATATTGTGAAACTCTTTACGGGATATGATATCATTTGCGAAGCTTTTGATGGGCCAGAAGCAAAATCAATACTTGTAAATGTAGTCTTAGAAAAATTACAAGATGCATATATTGTTGCAGCTTCAGGTATGGCTGGATATGATAGTTCTAATATGATACAGACTACTAATCCAATAAAAAACCTCTATGTATGTGGTGATTTGGAGAACGAAGCAAAGATTGGACAAGGATTGATGGCACCAAGAGTAAATATATGTGCTGGGCATCAAGCTAATATGGTACTAAGACTATTATTAGGAATAAAAGATATATAG
- the thiS gene encoding sulfur carrier protein ThiS has protein sequence MRVNGTDIDLDEDICLYDYLISNKYNINKIAVEYNGNIIPKSNYKNIILDNKGTLEIVSFVGGG, from the coding sequence ATGAGAGTGAATGGAACTGATATTGATTTAGATGAAGATATATGTCTATACGATTATCTGATAAGTAACAAATATAACATCAATAAAATTGCTGTTGAATATAATGGTAACATCATTCCCAAGAGTAATTATAAAAATATTATATTAGATAATAAAGGTACTCTTGAAATTGTAAGTTTTGTTGGAGGAGGTTGA
- a CDS encoding AraC family transcriptional regulator, with product MQKTFFPVILEKQKKLPIYLTSAGCDFYQESVDRTYGFPSYHWIQCSMGKGKIKINNERIILEKNMGMIIHKDVPHYYEPLCEKWLTDWVTFDGFAVKQLLNTLGFYKSNYYYINDISGIREKIVNCIDIGNHYNNYIELSIMNYDFVMTLPKYINRSSSPDYTTKIDIVINYINDNFYSALTIDSLANLIKVTPQYLCNIFSKATNKRPFEYVNEVRIQKSKELMLNTNFTIHEISKKVGFEDASYYGKWFKRIEKMTPGSFRKHYKGY from the coding sequence ATGCAAAAAACTTTTTTCCCTGTTATCTTAGAAAAGCAAAAAAAATTACCTATCTATCTTACATCAGCAGGATGTGATTTTTATCAGGAAAGTGTTGATCGTACTTATGGTTTTCCATCTTATCATTGGATACAGTGTTCTATGGGTAAAGGTAAAATCAAAATAAATAATGAACGTATTATTTTAGAAAAAAACATGGGAATGATAATACATAAAGATGTACCTCATTATTATGAACCTTTATGTGAGAAATGGTTAACTGATTGGGTAACATTTGATGGCTTTGCAGTAAAACAATTACTTAACACACTTGGTTTCTATAAATCCAATTACTACTATATTAATGATATATCTGGAATAAGAGAAAAAATTGTCAACTGCATTGATATAGGTAATCATTATAACAACTACATAGAACTATCTATAATGAATTATGATTTTGTAATGACGTTACCTAAATACATCAATAGGAGTTCCTCACCTGACTATACAACGAAAATAGACATAGTTATAAATTATATTAATGATAATTTCTATAGCGCTCTTACTATAGATTCATTAGCTAATCTTATCAAAGTGACTCCTCAATATTTATGCAATATATTTTCTAAAGCTACTAATAAAAGACCTTTTGAATATGTTAATGAGGTTCGTATACAAAAAAGTAAAGAATTAATGTTGAATACTAATTTTACTATACATGAAATAAGTAAAAAAGTTGGATTTGAAGATGCTAGTTATTATGGAAAATGGTTTAAGCGAATTGAAAAAATGACACCTGGTTCATTTAGAAAACATTATAAAGGATATTGA
- the thiH gene encoding 2-iminoacetate synthase ThiH, with the protein MNREKVNHMEYLEGMDVIESNMMEEVLSIVNEYDYSKYTSKDVERALEKERLSIDDFAAILSPQAMPYIEKMARLATLRTRKFFGNSVTMFTPLYIANYCENHCVYCGFNCKNKIHRGMLTLEEIDQEFKNIASTGLKEILLLTGESRSTSSVEYIGEAVKLASKYFSTVGIEVYPVNIDEYVHLHNCGADFVSVYQETYNTDKYEQVHLSGAKRIFPYRFYAQERALLGGMRGVSFGALLGIDDFRKDAFAAGLHAYSVQKKYPYAEVSFSCPRLRPYINNEENNAKDVHETQLLQVMLAYRLFMPFAGITISTRERAGFRNNVVGMVATKISAGVKVSVGGHGEDQKGDEQFEISDPRNVSEVHNMILDKGLQPVYRDYIYV; encoded by the coding sequence ATGAATAGAGAAAAAGTAAATCATATGGAATATTTAGAAGGTATGGATGTTATAGAATCCAATATGATGGAAGAAGTATTGTCAATAGTCAATGAATATGATTATAGTAAATACACTTCTAAAGACGTAGAAAGAGCATTGGAGAAGGAAAGACTTTCAATAGATGATTTTGCAGCAATATTATCACCACAAGCTATGCCATATATAGAGAAAATGGCAAGACTTGCAACGCTAAGAACCAGAAAGTTCTTTGGTAATTCAGTCACTATGTTTACACCTTTATATATAGCTAATTATTGTGAGAATCATTGTGTATATTGCGGGTTCAACTGTAAAAACAAAATTCACAGGGGTATGCTTACTCTAGAAGAAATAGATCAAGAATTTAAGAATATAGCATCAACAGGCTTGAAGGAAATTTTATTATTGACAGGGGAATCAAGAAGTACTTCTAGTGTAGAGTATATTGGAGAAGCAGTAAAATTAGCATCAAAATATTTTTCTACAGTAGGAATAGAAGTATATCCTGTAAATATTGATGAATATGTGCATTTACATAACTGCGGAGCTGATTTTGTCTCAGTTTATCAAGAGACATATAATACTGATAAATATGAGCAGGTACATCTTAGTGGTGCCAAGAGAATTTTCCCATATCGTTTCTATGCACAAGAAAGAGCATTATTAGGAGGAATGAGAGGGGTATCATTTGGTGCGTTATTGGGTATTGATGATTTTAGAAAAGATGCATTTGCAGCAGGGTTACACGCATATTCTGTACAGAAGAAATATCCATATGCGGAAGTTTCGTTTTCTTGTCCAAGACTACGACCTTATATAAATAATGAAGAAAATAATGCTAAGGATGTACATGAAACTCAACTATTGCAAGTAATGTTGGCTTATAGATTATTTATGCCATTTGCAGGAATAACTATTTCTACTAGGGAAAGAGCAGGTTTCCGTAATAATGTTGTCGGTATGGTAGCCACTAAAATATCAGCAGGAGTTAAAGTTAGTGTGGGAGGACATGGTGAAGATCAAAAAGGTGATGAACAATTTGAAATCTCTGACCCACGTAATGTTAGTGAAGTACACAATATGATTCTAGATAAAGGTTTACAACCTGTTTATAGAGATTATATTTATGTTTAG
- a CDS encoding ABC transporter ATP-binding protein, with protein MNKVNVLKKNKHFYISMILNTIEGMLSGCNFIVLLDCIRALWQNNLSTKLLLNSTAALGVVFLIRIIIYSIGYTEGQIGGADVSRQIRLFLGDKIKKIPLFRFTKGQTGEYINVATNDVNNYEKILTHKAGDIAKNGALSVMLIIFVCTIYVPAGMIILIGDLMLLPTLWVSFRAVKKYGNEKNSVMANNVSNIVEYITGIQTFRAYGIGGTKNKVVTDSMRSYSNISYVYEKNVIPIGMVFSILSWLTLPLMILIAWHGYSLNTFDAPILFMLSLLPIFSCKLAGVIFVDLTSYKNLTISKWHINNIIDEKEEVERDLQFTPNVHDIEFEDVTFSYDRDKNVLNGVSFSAEDKKLTAIVGDSGSGKSTILNLISKYYESDSGDIKIGNVSTRNVDAVKVLSQISMVDQDVFLFNDTIRNNIRYARPSATDKEIEEACRLANCEQFINQLDLRYDTLVGENGNLFSGGERQRLSIARAIIKDSPIILLDEATASLDIENELAVKNAISNLLRDKKTVIMVAHTLSIIEGADNILVVDNGIIRESGTHRQLLDRKGKYYNMWSAEQKLNDNIMA; from the coding sequence ATGAATAAAGTAAATGTACTAAAAAAGAATAAGCATTTTTATATATCAATGATTCTAAATACAATAGAAGGAATGTTGTCGGGTTGTAATTTCATAGTTTTATTGGATTGTATAAGAGCATTATGGCAGAACAATCTTAGTACAAAATTACTGCTTAATTCTACAGCTGCACTCGGTGTTGTATTTCTCATTCGTATAATTATATATAGTATAGGCTATACTGAAGGACAAATAGGTGGAGCTGACGTTAGCAGACAAATACGTCTGTTTCTAGGAGATAAAATCAAGAAAATACCATTATTTAGATTTACTAAAGGACAGACAGGTGAATATATAAATGTAGCTACGAATGATGTTAATAACTACGAAAAAATCTTAACACATAAAGCAGGAGATATTGCTAAGAACGGAGCACTTTCAGTGATGTTGATTATTTTTGTATGTACCATCTATGTACCGGCAGGTATGATTATACTTATTGGAGATCTGATGTTATTACCTACTTTATGGGTATCTTTCCGTGCAGTGAAGAAATATGGTAACGAAAAAAACAGTGTGATGGCTAATAATGTAAGTAATATAGTAGAATATATTACTGGAATTCAAACTTTTAGAGCGTATGGTATCGGAGGTACTAAGAATAAAGTAGTAACAGATTCTATGCGTTCATACAGTAACATAAGTTATGTATATGAGAAAAATGTAATACCCATAGGTATGGTTTTCAGTATATTATCATGGTTAACTCTTCCCTTAATGATATTAATTGCTTGGCATGGATATAGCCTTAATACTTTCGATGCTCCAATTTTATTTATGTTAAGCCTACTTCCAATATTTTCATGTAAGTTGGCAGGGGTAATATTTGTTGATTTGACTTCTTACAAGAATCTAACTATATCTAAATGGCATATAAACAATATTATCGATGAAAAGGAAGAAGTAGAAAGAGATTTACAATTTACACCAAATGTTCATGATATTGAATTTGAAGATGTGACATTTTCTTATGACAGAGACAAAAATGTACTAAATGGAGTAAGTTTTTCAGCAGAAGATAAAAAGCTTACTGCTATAGTAGGAGATTCTGGTTCTGGTAAATCTACAATTCTAAACTTGATTTCTAAATATTATGAATCTGATTCAGGAGACATCAAGATTGGTAATGTATCTACTAGAAATGTAGATGCAGTTAAGGTGCTTAGTCAGATTTCTATGGTTGACCAAGATGTATTTCTATTTAATGATACAATCAGGAATAATATAAGGTATGCTCGTCCATCAGCTACAGATAAAGAAATAGAAGAAGCTTGTAGGTTAGCTAATTGTGAACAGTTTATAAATCAATTAGATTTGAGGTATGATACTTTAGTAGGTGAAAACGGAAATCTATTTTCAGGGGGCGAAAGACAAAGGCTATCTATTGCACGTGCGATTATAAAAGATAGTCCCATTATATTGCTTGACGAAGCAACTGCATCATTAGATATAGAAAATGAATTGGCAGTAAAAAATGCTATATCTAATCTGCTTAGGGATAAGAAAACTGTCATTATGGTAGCACATACATTATCTATTATCGAAGGTGCAGATAATATTCTGGTTGTTGATAATGGTATTATACGAGAAAGTGGTACACATAGACAACTATTGGATAGAAAAGGTAAGTATTATAATATGTGGAGTGCTGAACAAAAGTTAAATGATAATATAATGGCATAA
- a CDS encoding thiamine phosphate synthase encodes MLICVTNRKLCQDNFLDRINMIAEGKPYAVMLREKDLALCEYEALAIKVKHICSNSKVMLIINHNIEVALKLCIPNIHLSMMELRKYKIQLDIFDNVGASVHSMEEAMEAQKLGADYIIAGHIYSTSCKQGVPPRGLSFLEGICSKIKIPVFAIGGITSDKKSEILKTGAKGMCIMSEIMNCSSPIQCINTFGR; translated from the coding sequence ATGCTTATATGTGTAACCAATAGAAAACTGTGCCAAGACAATTTTTTGGATAGGATTAATATGATTGCAGAAGGAAAGCCTTATGCTGTTATGTTAAGAGAAAAAGATTTAGCTCTTTGTGAATATGAAGCTTTAGCTATTAAAGTAAAGCATATATGTAGTAATAGTAAAGTAATGCTAATAATTAATCATAATATCGAAGTAGCATTGAAATTATGTATTCCTAATATACATTTATCTATGATGGAACTTAGGAAATACAAAATTCAGTTGGATATATTTGATAATGTGGGAGCTTCTGTGCATTCCATGGAGGAAGCTATGGAAGCACAGAAGTTAGGTGCTGATTATATAATAGCTGGACATATATATTCTACATCATGTAAACAGGGAGTTCCTCCTAGAGGATTGAGCTTCTTGGAAGGAATTTGCAGTAAAATAAAGATTCCGGTTTTTGCAATTGGAGGAATCACTAGCGATAAAAAAAGTGAGATATTAAAAACCGGTGCAAAAGGGATGTGCATAATGTCCGAAATAATGAATTGTTCTAGTCCTATTCAATGTATTAATACTTTTGGGCGTTGA
- a CDS encoding glycoside hydrolase family 2 protein, which translates to MREIIRFNSDWLYTENFQEEYINKTYDDSKFNNVMLPHANKTIPYNYFDEHDYQFVSCYRKHFCVEDKYKGKMIFVDFEGVMTYAKCYINGRYVGEHKGGYTPFSIDVTDYIVFNEENVLTVMVDSTEREDIPPFGKYIDYLCYGGIYREVSLRIVENVYIKHAFVRTKDILCDEKKLEADVYISSNMKQEQNLTIQLNLIDSNGNLCKSKIQEKTIKEGKEKVLIDLSELSDINLWDIDDPNLYEVEIILISENITIDRYVNTIGFRSAGFTETGFYLNGKHINLVGLNRHQSFPYVGYAMPKRAQEKDADILKDLGLNIVRTSHYPQSRHFLNRCDEIGLLVLEETPGWQHIGDKAWQEIACNNVEEMITRDYNHPSIILWGVRINESPDNHDFYVKTNEIAHRLDNVRQTGGIRCINDSELLEDVYTMNDFDISQRRQQSITGLDHLVPYLVTEKIGHMYPTKRFDKEERLIEHANRHLCAHNETYLDSTISGLICWCAFDYNTHHNFGSGDRICYHGVMDMFRIPKMAAGVYRSQKDPEKEPVLEPATIWTNGERDGSSICSLTIYTNCDRVDMYMGDKMTESFYPDRDTYRGLPHPPVIIKTNFSKWGSAWDDVRFVGFINDQKVIENNLCKNPIATQLIGEADDTILNSGDWDTTRIVYKCVDQKGNLLPFINELIEFDVEGEGEVIGPDKVGLIGGCIGVWIRTTGKKGNIVVKAKCSRFEANTIKITVQ; encoded by the coding sequence ATGAGGGAAATTATTAGATTTAATAGCGATTGGTTGTATACTGAAAATTTTCAAGAGGAATATATTAATAAAACATATGACGATTCAAAATTCAACAATGTAATGTTACCCCACGCAAATAAAACAATACCTTATAATTACTTTGATGAACACGATTATCAATTTGTTTCATGTTATAGAAAACATTTCTGTGTTGAAGATAAATATAAGGGAAAAATGATATTTGTTGATTTTGAAGGTGTAATGACTTATGCCAAGTGTTATATTAATGGAAGATATGTAGGTGAACATAAAGGAGGTTATACACCATTTTCTATTGATGTTACAGATTACATAGTATTTAATGAAGAAAATGTTTTGACTGTTATGGTTGATTCGACAGAAAGAGAAGATATACCTCCCTTTGGAAAATATATTGATTATCTCTGTTATGGGGGTATATATCGTGAAGTTTCACTAAGGATTGTTGAAAATGTATATATCAAGCATGCTTTTGTTAGAACAAAAGATATTTTATGTGATGAAAAGAAGTTAGAAGCTGATGTATATATTAGTAGTAATATGAAACAGGAGCAGAATTTAACTATCCAGTTGAATCTAATAGATTCTAATGGAAATCTGTGTAAATCAAAGATACAAGAAAAAACAATTAAAGAAGGAAAAGAAAAAGTTCTAATAGATCTATCTGAATTAAGTGATATCAATTTGTGGGATATAGATGATCCTAATCTTTATGAAGTTGAAATTATACTGATATCTGAAAATATAACAATTGATAGGTATGTGAATACTATTGGTTTTAGGTCTGCTGGATTTACTGAAACGGGATTTTATCTTAATGGTAAACATATCAATTTGGTTGGGCTCAACCGTCATCAATCTTTCCCTTATGTCGGTTATGCAATGCCGAAAAGAGCTCAGGAGAAAGATGCTGATATATTAAAAGATTTGGGACTTAATATTGTTAGAACCTCACATTATCCACAATCAAGACATTTTCTCAATCGTTGTGATGAAATAGGATTATTGGTATTAGAAGAGACTCCTGGATGGCAACATATAGGAGATAAAGCTTGGCAGGAAATAGCGTGTAATAATGTTGAAGAAATGATAACTCGTGATTACAATCATCCATCAATCATCTTATGGGGAGTAAGGATAAATGAGTCACCAGATAATCATGATTTTTATGTAAAAACTAATGAAATCGCTCACAGACTAGATAATGTTAGACAAACGGGAGGAATAAGATGTATTAACGATAGCGAATTACTTGAAGATGTCTATACCATGAATGATTTTGATATTTCTCAAAGACGTCAGCAAAGTATAACAGGTCTAGATCATTTAGTTCCATATCTCGTGACTGAAAAAATAGGTCATATGTATCCTACTAAGAGATTTGATAAAGAAGAAAGACTTATAGAACATGCTAATAGACATTTATGTGCACATAATGAAACATATCTGGATAGTACAATATCAGGACTTATATGTTGGTGTGCTTTTGATTATAATACACACCATAATTTCGGTTCTGGTGATAGAATATGTTATCATGGTGTTATGGATATGTTTAGAATACCTAAAATGGCAGCTGGTGTATATCGTTCTCAAAAAGATCCAGAAAAAGAACCTGTACTTGAGCCTGCAACTATATGGACTAATGGAGAAAGAGATGGTTCAAGTATCTGTTCTTTAACTATATATACGAATTGTGATAGAGTAGATATGTATATGGGAGATAAAATGACTGAGAGTTTCTATCCTGATAGAGATACTTACAGAGGGCTTCCTCATCCACCAGTAATTATAAAAACTAATTTCAGCAAATGGGGTAGTGCTTGGGATGATGTTAGATTCGTTGGTTTTATAAATGATCAAAAAGTAATAGAAAATAATTTATGTAAGAATCCTATAGCTACTCAACTTATAGGAGAAGCAGATGATACTATATTGAATAGCGGTGACTGGGATACTACAAGAATTGTGTATAAATGTGTTGATCAAAAGGGTAATTTACTTCCTTTTATTAATGAATTAATAGAATTTGATGTTGAAGGTGAAGGAGAAGTCATAGGACCTGATAAAGTAGGTCTTATAGGTGGATGCATCGGAGTATGGATAAGAACTACTGGAAAAAAAGGCAATATTGTCGTAAAAGCAAAATGTTCTCGTTTTGAAGCTAATACTATTAAAATTACAGTTCAGTAA
- a CDS encoding thiazole synthase produces the protein MNDKLNIGGHEFNSRFILGSGKFNLDMIDAVVNKGEAEIVTLALRRSNVGGQENILDYIPKGITILPNTSGARNASEALRIARLSREIGCGNFIKLEVINDSRYLLPDNYETIKATEILAKEGFVVMPYMYPDLNVARALVNAGAASIMPLGSPIGSNKGLCTKDFIQILIDEIDIPIIVDAGIGRPSQACEAMEMGADAVMCNTAIATANDIYTMAEAFKNAIKAGRAAYLAGLGRVLENKAEASSPLTGFLED, from the coding sequence ATGAATGATAAATTAAATATTGGAGGACATGAATTTAATTCTAGATTTATATTAGGATCTGGTAAGTTTAATTTAGATATGATAGATGCAGTTGTTAATAAAGGAGAAGCGGAAATAGTAACTCTAGCACTTCGACGTTCCAATGTAGGAGGACAAGAAAATATATTAGATTATATACCAAAAGGTATAACAATACTACCTAATACTTCAGGTGCCAGAAATGCTTCAGAAGCACTAAGGATAGCTAGATTATCAAGAGAGATAGGTTGTGGAAACTTCATTAAATTAGAAGTGATTAATGATTCTAGATATCTACTTCCAGATAATTATGAAACTATTAAAGCTACAGAAATACTTGCAAAAGAAGGTTTCGTTGTAATGCCTTACATGTATCCGGATCTTAATGTTGCAAGAGCATTGGTTAATGCTGGGGCTGCTAGCATAATGCCTCTAGGTTCACCTATTGGAAGTAATAAAGGCTTATGTACTAAAGATTTCATACAAATATTAATTGATGAAATAGATATACCTATCATTGTAGATGCTGGTATCGGACGTCCATCTCAAGCATGTGAGGCTATGGAAATGGGAGCAGATGCAGTAATGTGTAATACTGCAATTGCTACGGCCAATGATATATATACAATGGCAGAAGCTTTTAAAAATGCAATTAAGGCAGGACGTGCTGCTTATCTTGCAGGGCTTGGAAGAGTACTAGAAAATAAGGCTGAAGCATCTAGTCCTTTGACTGGATTTTTGGAGGATTGA